Sequence from the Undibacterium piscinae genome:
AACCACCGTGCACGTCCACACGTTGTGCGCTGCCGAGCTTTGGACGCGCATAATCGGCCGCCTCGAACATGCCACCGCAACGTTGTGATTTTAAATAATGCACCAGATCCGAAATATGTTGGCCATCATAAATCGCCTCAGCAATAGCAAATGGTTGCGACATCAGGGGCGGGCTGATTCCGTCAACCAGGAGGGAAAATTTACCGCTTTGCTGTAAGGCGCTAAAGTCTGCTTCAAAAAATAGCCAATCACGCCATTGCGCAACCGCACCCAGCGCTGTTAACGGCCCCTGAAACACGATCTGTCTAAGATCCGCATCGATCACAGAAAACTGCATTGCTGACAGTGTATTGAGATCTTTTTCACTGCAAAGCAGCAGGGCCTTTTTTTTCGCTAGACTTTGATAGCCTAGATGATTGTGGAGAATTTTCATGTGCTTTGTATCAGACGTGGATAAGCGTTGCCGGCATGATCAAATACCAGACAATGTTCGGGCGCTAGATGTATGCCTACGCTAACGCCATAAGCTAAAGTGGTATTGCGATCGGATAGTTTCATGCACAGAGTTTCTTGGATGCCAGCCACTTCCAGATAAACCAAAATTTGATCGCCTAAATGCTCTATCAGGCTGACGTTGGCCTTGATGGCAGCGCTTTCACCGGCGGCCGCTAGTCTCAGGTATTCTGGGCGAATTCCTAATTTTACTTGCGATCCAACGGCGGCATGACTGGCATTAACCAAGGCCATCACGGTACTGCCGTTGTCCAGACTTAGATGCGCCACCGTATCACTGGCGGTGACTAGACTCGCGTCCAAAAAATTCATTTTTGGGGCACCCAGAAAACCGGCGACAAATAGATTGGCTGGATGGTCGTACAGCGCCAAAGGGCTACCGACTTGTTGTACCACGCCAGCATTAAACAAGACGATACGATCAGCCAAGGTCATCGCCTCGACCTGATCATGGGTCACGTAGATCATGGTGGTGCCAAGTTTTTTATGCAGTTTAGAGAGTTCTATGCGCATATTCTGGCGCAAAGAAGCGTCCAGATTCGAGAGTGGCTCGTCGAACAAGAATACTTTTGGCTCGCGCACGATGGCGCGGCCTATGGCAACCCGCTGGCGCTGGCCACCGGAGAGTTCTTTCGGTTTACGCTCCAGCAGATGTGTCATTTGCAAAATCTCGGCGGCCTGCTTCACCTTATGCGCCACTTCTGCCTTAGGTATGCCCGCCATTTTTAAGGCAAAGCCCATATTTTTTTCTACGCTCATATGCGGATACAGGGCATACGATTGAAACACCATGGCAATTCCGCGTTCTGAGGCATGTACCTCATTGGCCAGGACTTCGCCTATATGTATATCACCGCCAGAGATATCTTCTAGCCCGGCGATCATGCGTAATAGTGTCGATTTGCCGCAACCTGAGGGGCCGACAAAGACCACAAATTCTCCATCGGCGATCGCTAAATCAACCGACTGGATAACTTGCACATCGCTGTTGTAGCTTTTGCTGATGTTTTTAAGTGTGACTGAAGCCATCATTTTCCCAAACAAAAATAGGTGAATTTTTAGACGTGGCGGGGACTAACCCTTGACTGCACCGGCCGCCAACCCTTTGATAAAGAAACGCTGACAGGCGAAAAAAGCCAAAAGCACGGGTAAGGTAGAAACCGTTGCGGCCGCCATCATGAGGTCATAGCGATGTTGAAATTGGCCATTAAACAGACGGATACCCACCGGTATGGTTTGCACCTCCGCCGAGCTAGTCAGCATCCAGGCAAAAAATAATTCATCCCATGCCAGCAAAAAAATGAAGGTGGCGGTAGCAATGATGCCAGGGGCGCTGATAGGCAGCACTATCCTGACGAAGGCACCGAAGCGTGAGCAACCATCGATGATGGCTGCGTCTTCCAGTTCGCGCGGGATGGACATAAAAAACCCACGCATGATCCAGATACTGGCCGGTGTAAACAAGGAAACATATAAAAATATCTGGCCGTGATAAGTATTGAGCATGGGAATACCCCAGGATTCGCCCATATTTTTATACAACATATACAGCGGCAAGAAAAACAGCATGCCCGGTATCACCTGGGTCACGGTAATGGCAATGCTGGCGGTATCCGAACCCCGAAAACGAAAACGAGCCAGTGCATAGGCGGCAAAGGTGGCGAACATGGTGGCAAACAAAGTGGTCCAGCCACACACGATCAGACTGTTTAGGAAATAATTCAGAAAATCGACGTTGAGCCACATGTCGCGATAATTCTCCCAATGCAGGGCTTGTTCTGAACTTAGTTGTGCACCTTCGGTGATTTCGCCAAAACTGCGCAAAGAGGACAGCACCATCCAGAAAATCGGCAGCAGGCTGAGCAACACCACCGCCCAGGTGAGGGCATTTAATAACAAATTTTGTTTACGCTTATTCATCGTTGGCCAGACTCCGTTTAAAACTGCGCATCCACACAGCGACAAAGATCAGCATCAGCGTCATCATGATGAAAGAGACTGCCGCACCCTGACCAAACATCCAATAACTAAAGGATTGGCGGGTTAGTAAAGGCATTAAGAGGTCGGCCCATTCGCCGGGATAGCCGCCACCAAACATCATGGAAACGATATTGTAGGAATACACATTGTCGATAAACTGGAACATGAATTGAATCACGATCACCGGTTTTAGTATCGGTAAGGTGATGTGCCAAAACTGCCCCCATTTGCTGACACCATCAAGCGTTGCGGCCTCGTACTGATCTTCCGGTACGGCTTGTAAAGCAGCTAAAAATAGCAGCATCATGACAGGCCAGGCACGCCATACGGTAGGGATGACTATGGCCCAAAAACTATTCGCACCCAATAGCCAAAATGGTTTTTCGTCTAATAAATGCAAATAATCGACTAACACCACATTGACGATACCGACATCGCGCTGCCACATAAAACCCCATAAGCTGCCGACCACGTAAGACGGTACGATCCAGGGCAATAACAGCAAGGTGCGCGCCACTCCTTTAGCGGGAAAATCGCGGTTGAGTAGCACCGCCACGGCTAGTCCTATCACGATTGCGGCGATCGACACTACCAGCGTGTACAAGAGTGTATTGCGCAACGCAAAACCCAGGCCAGCGCGAATCGGACTATGTCCTTCAAACAGAATGCGGCGATAGTTATCCAGGCCTATGAAGGGGGCGTCGAGAAATTGATTCAAGGTGTATTGATTCAGTTTTAACAGGGACATATACAATCCCTGCAAGATAGGCGTCAAATTGACGGCGAGCATCATCAGTATTGCGGGCAATAGCAATAGATACGGAAAGGCATGAAAGGGTTTTTTACGCACGAGTAGCTCTTGAGTGTAAATAATAGGTAGATAGTGAGTCGTGCAGCGTCACTGCGGCAAATCGAGTGCGCGACTCTATAGTCACGGCAGCCGCGCTATTTATTTGTTAGGCTTGCGACGCTGTGACTACTGCAATTCCGCCAGCACTTCGTTGGCTTCTTTGGCAGTCGCATCTAGGGCTTGTTTGATGGCGAGATTGGAGTATTTGCCTTTGACACCGG
This genomic interval carries:
- a CDS encoding carbohydrate ABC transporter permease — encoded protein: MNKRKQNLLLNALTWAVVLLSLLPIFWMVLSSLRSFGEITEGAQLSSEQALHWENYRDMWLNVDFLNYFLNSLIVCGWTTLFATMFATFAAYALARFRFRGSDTASIAITVTQVIPGMLFFLPLYMLYKNMGESWGIPMLNTYHGQIFLYVSLFTPASIWIMRGFFMSIPRELEDAAIIDGCSRFGAFVRIVLPISAPGIIATATFIFLLAWDELFFAWMLTSSAEVQTIPVGIRLFNGQFQHRYDLMMAAATVSTLPVLLAFFACQRFFIKGLAAGAVKG
- a CDS encoding sugar ABC transporter permease; this encodes MMLAVNLTPILQGLYMSLLKLNQYTLNQFLDAPFIGLDNYRRILFEGHSPIRAGLGFALRNTLLYTLVVSIAAIVIGLAVAVLLNRDFPAKGVARTLLLLPWIVPSYVVGSLWGFMWQRDVGIVNVVLVDYLHLLDEKPFWLLGANSFWAIVIPTVWRAWPVMMLLFLAALQAVPEDQYEAATLDGVSKWGQFWHITLPILKPVIVIQFMFQFIDNVYSYNIVSMMFGGGYPGEWADLLMPLLTRQSFSYWMFGQGAAVSFIMMTLMLIFVAVWMRSFKRSLANDE
- the ugpC gene encoding sn-glycerol-3-phosphate ABC transporter ATP-binding protein UgpC — its product is MASVTLKNISKSYNSDVQVIQSVDLAIADGEFVVFVGPSGCGKSTLLRMIAGLEDISGGDIHIGEVLANEVHASERGIAMVFQSYALYPHMSVEKNMGFALKMAGIPKAEVAHKVKQAAEILQMTHLLERKPKELSGGQRQRVAIGRAIVREPKVFLFDEPLSNLDASLRQNMRIELSKLHKKLGTTMIYVTHDQVEAMTLADRIVLFNAGVVQQVGSPLALYDHPANLFVAGFLGAPKMNFLDASLVTASDTVAHLSLDNGSTVMALVNASHAAVGSQVKLGIRPEYLRLAAAGESAAIKANVSLIEHLGDQILVYLEVAGIQETLCMKLSDRNTTLAYGVSVGIHLAPEHCLVFDHAGNAYPRLIQST